GTTTGACCTGAAGCGATTTGAAAACCAGCGAACGCCCCTCGGAAAACACGTTCTCGCCATCCGGACTGCTGGAGACATCTCCCAGACGGATCGGGCCGGTCTGGCTGCATTCAATCGCGCTGTTTGAGGGGTCCTCGAACCAATTGCCCTGACTGAGCCGGTCGATCATCGAGCGCGAGAAATATGCCAGATGACAGGTCACGCCCTCTACCTCGGGATCGTGAATCGCTTCGACGACGATATCATTGCCGACCCAGTCCACTCCGATTTCGGCCACTTCTTCAGCCAGAACCGGGGTCGTGCTTAACGCAAGAATGGCAATCAGTTTTCTGAACATGGTGGCTCCTGCTCTCCCTTCGCTTCTGTCGCGGGCGGTTAATATGTCGATGTTCAGGAAAATATGAACTGCATCACAACAGAACAAGCCCGCAGCAAGTCCACTGATCCGGTATGATCAGAGCCAGAGGATCTCGACCGCGTCTGGTTCCGGTGCGACAGGTTGGGGCCCGCTCTCGGTCAGCAGCCAGATCACGCCTTTTGCCTCCAGTCGGGCAATGGAGACCGGCCCACCATAAGCTGCGCCTGTGTCCATATTCAGCCGGTTGCCGTAATTGGTGACATGCTTCACGGGCGTATGACCATGAACCACCATCGCCCCGTGATCGAGGCGGGAGTCATGGAACGGGCGACGGATCCACATCAGATCGGTCTGAGACTGGTCCTCAAGCGGCACACCCGGCTTCACCCCGGCATGAACGAAAAAATAGCCTCTCGGGTCACGAAGATAGAGCGGCATCGCATCCACCCACGCGCCATGTTCGGGCGGGATCGCCCTGAGCGCCCGCTCATGCAGTTCGGCCAAGGGCAACTCATAGGCATCCGGGATGCCATAGGATGCAAATGTCGCATCGGCCCCGTTTTTCTGATCCTCTGTCCAGTAAGCAGGTTTCGAGGGGCCCGGATCGATCCAGCCGGGATCTTCCAGAAAGCGCGGCAATTTGTGATCGTGATTTCCCCGGACCACCGGCCAGTCATGGCCCCGCGCCTGACCCTCCATCAGATAGTCGATGACACCGCGCGAATCCGGCCCGCGATCGATCAGATCGCCCAGATGGACGATCCGCGCATTCTCTCCGCCATCGCGATGCGCAAGACCATGAGCATGTTTCAGCAATTCAAGCTGGCCGTGAACATCCCCCAGCACATAGACCGGGTCCGCATCCGTTCCACTCATGACATTCACCGCTGTTAA
This sequence is a window from Paracoccus aerodenitrificans. Protein-coding genes within it:
- a CDS encoding CreA family protein, with product MFRKLIAILALSTTPVLAEEVAEIGVDWVGNDIVVEAIHDPEVEGVTCHLAYFSRSMIDRLSQGNWFEDPSNSAIECSQTGPIRLGDVSSSPDGENVFSEGRSLVFKSLQVKRIYDEQNQVLIYLAHANELTEGSAKMSISTVPIQATAD
- a CDS encoding metallophosphoesterase — encoded protein: MSGTDADPVYVLGDVHGQLELLKHAHGLAHRDGGENARIVHLGDLIDRGPDSRGVIDYLMEGQARGHDWPVVRGNHDHKLPRFLEDPGWIDPGPSKPAYWTEDQKNGADATFASYGIPDAYELPLAELHERALRAIPPEHGAWVDAMPLYLRDPRGYFFVHAGVKPGVPLEDQSQTDLMWIRRPFHDSRLDHGAMVVHGHTPVKHVTNYGNRLNMDTGAAYGGPVSIARLEAKGVIWLLTESGPQPVAPEPDAVEILWL